The DNA sequence TTCCCGTCATCGCCAACGTAACGGCTGAGCCGGTGACGAAGAAAGAGGACATTGCCCGTCTTCTTATTGAACAGCTCTATTCGCCGGTGCGCTGGGAACAGTCGGTGCGCACGCTGTTGGCGCTTGGGGTCGACACGTTTGTCGAAATCGGACCGGGGAAAGTGTTGTCCGGTCTCGTGAAAAAAATCGACCGCAACGCCCGTGTTTATGCGGTAAACGATCTCGCTTCCTTGGAAACGACCATTGCGGCGCTGAAAGGAGAATAACAAAACAATGCTTGAAGGAAAAATCGCCCTCGTTACCGGGGCGTCGCGCGGCATCGGCCGGGCGGTTGCCTTGGAGCTCGCCCGTCAAGGGGCGAACGTCGTTGTCAACTATGCCGGCAGCGAGGCAAAAGCGAATGAAGTCGTTGAGATGATCCGCTCGCTCGGCCGCGAAGCGATCGCCGTCCAGGCGGACGTCGCCCGGGCGGAGGAGGTGGAGCGCTTGGTGAAAACAGCGCTCGACCAGTTCGGCCGCCTCGACATTTTGGTGAACAACGCCGGCATTACGCGCGACAATTTGCTCATGCGGATGAAAGAAGAAGAATGGGATGCGGTGATTAATACGAACTTAAAAGGGGTATTTCTTTGTACGAAGGCTGTGACACGGCCGATGATGAAGCAGCGCGGCGGCCGGATCATCAACATCGCCTCCGTCGTCGGGGTCATCGGCAACCCTGGGCAGGCGAACTACGTGGCGGCCAAAGCCGGCGTCATCGGATTGACGAAGACGGCCGCGCGCGAACTCGCCAGCCGGAACATCACCGTCAACGCCGTCGCACCGGGATTCATTACAACCGATATGACCGAAGCACTCAGCGAGGAATTGAAGGGGGAAATGTTAAAACAAATTCCGCTCGCCCGTTTCGGCGAGCCGGATGACGTCGCCCGCGTTGTGGCGTTTCTCGCGTCCGACGCCGCCGGCTACATGACCGGCCAGACGCTTCACGTTGATGGCGGCATGGTCATGCCGTAACAAAAGGCGGCTAGTATTTTCCCTGAGAATCGACTATAATCATGAAGGGAGGTGAACAGAATGGCAGACGTATTGGAACGTGTCACGAAAATCATCGTCGACCGGCTCGGGGTTGACGAATCGCAAGTGACGCTCGAGGCGAAGTTCAAAGACGATTTGGGTGCTGACTCGCTCGACATCGTCGAATTGGTCATGGAGCTCGAAGACGAATTCAACATGGAAATTTCCGACGAAGAAGCGGAAAAAATTGTCACAGTCGGAGATGCTGTGAACTACATAAAAAGCCATCTGTAATCCCGCTTTTTTGCAAAGTCCCGTTGCTCCGAACGGGGCTTTCTCTGCTTTTTAAGAGGCACACGGGACCTAGCCGCGGAAAAAAGGCGCCTTTGCCACTCGCGTAGCGGGATGGTGAACGGATATAATAAAGGATAGTATACGGCCAGTTTTGTCTGGAACGAAGTCGGAGGGCATTTTTATGTCAAAACAAAAAGACAAAGAACGCATCCACGAAAAAAGGCGGGCGAAGTTTCAAGAACTGCAAAGGAAAATCGGGATCACCTTCCAAAATGAAAAGCTGTTGATGCAAGCGTTCACCCATTCATCGTATGTGAATGAGCATCGGCGGCGGCTTCACGAGGATAATGAACGGCTCGAGTTTTTGGGCGACGCCGTGCTGGAGCTGACCGTTTCCCAATATTTGTTTCAAAAATTCCCACATATGAGCGAAGGGCAGTTGACAAAGCTGCGGGCGGCCATTGTCTGCGAGCCGTCGCTTGTGAAATTTGCCAACTCCCTGTCGTTTGGCGAACTCGTTTTGCTTGGCAAAGGCGAGGAGCTGACCGGCGGACGGACGCGCCCGGCGCTTTTGGCTGACGTGTTTGAAGCGTTTATCGGCGCCCTTTATTTGGATCAAGGAATGGAGGCGGTCCTCCATTTTTTAGGGCAAACGATCTTTCCAAAAATAGATGAAGGTGCTTTTTCTCATGTGATGGATTTTAAAAGCCAGCTGCAGGAACTCGTGCAGCGCGACGGCAGCGGGACGCTTGAATACACCATTTTGGAAGAAAAAGGACCGGCCCACAACAAAGAGTTCGTCGCCCGCGTGGCGTTAAACGGCCAAGAGCTCGGCATCGGTGTCGGCCGCTCCAAAAAGGAAGCCGAGCAGCATGCGGCACAAATGGCGCTTGAGACGCTGCGGGCTGCCGAGCGGCCATAGAAAGGCTGGCGCTTTTACGTCAGTCTTTTTGTATGAACATTTTTTCTCGACGCACTGTGGTGGTATATTGAAAACAGCAGCCTGTCCCGGTCCGCTCCGGCGGGCCGAGATCAAAGCGGAAAGATGGTGAAGCATCGTATCATGTTCCTGAAACGGTTAGATGTGATCGGCTTCAAATCATTCGCCGACCGCGTATCGATTGATTTTGTCCCCGGTGTCACGGCGGTTGTCGGCCCGAACGGAAGCGGCAAAAGCAACATTACCGACGCGATCCGCTGGGTGCTCGGCGAGCAGTCGGCGAAATCGCTGCGCGGGGCAAAAATGGAAGACGTCATTTTCGCCGGCAGCGACTCGCGCAAGCCGCTGAATGTCGCCGAAGTGACGATCACGCTCGACAACGAAGATGGCTTTTTGCCGCTTGAGTATCAAGAGGTGAGCATCACCCGGCGCGTTTACCGCTCCGGGGAAAGCGAGTTTTTCATCAACCGCCAGCCGTGCCGCTTAAAAGATATTGTCGATTTGTTTCTGGACTCCGGGCTTGGCAAGGAGGCGTTTTCGATCATCGGCCAAGGCCGGGTCGAAGAAATTTTAAGCAGCAAGCCGGAAGAGCGGCGTACGATTTTTGAAGAAGCGGCCGGTGTCTTGAAATACAAGCTGCGCAAAAAAAAGGCGGAAACAAAACTTGCGGAAACACAAGACAACTTGCATCGCGTCAACGACATTTTGCATGAGCTCGAACAGCAGCTTGAACCGCTTCGGATGCAGGCGTCAATCGCCAAAGAGTATTTGGAAAAACGCGAGGAGCTCGAGCGGTTTGAAGTGGCGCTTATGGTGCACGACATCGAGGAGCTGCACCGGCAATGGAGCGGACTGAAGGAAGCGCTTGATCGGCACCAGCAAGAGGAAGGAGCGCTGGCGGCGGCGTTGCACAAAATGGAAGCCCATATCGAACAGCTGCGCGACCAAATGGCGGCCATTGACGAGTCGATCGACGGCCTGCAGCAAGTGCTGCTGTTGGCAAGCGAGGAGCTTGAAAAACTCGAAGGCCGGAAGGAAGTGTTAAAAGAGAGGAAAAAAAATGCAGAAAAGCGGAAAGAGCAGCTTGAGGAGACTGCCGCCGCTTTAACGGCGAAACAGCGCCGTCTGGCCGAACGGCTCCGTGCAGAGCGGGCTGAGCTCGCCCGGCTTGAGGCCGCTGCCGCGGCGCTGGAGAAAGAGCTGAAAGAGAAACAAATGTCGCTTTCCGAGTATGAGGTTGATCTTGAGGAGGAGATCGAGCGGCGAAAGGGCGATTATATCGACCTTGTCCACGAACAAGCGGCGTTGAAAAACGAGCGCACGCATGTGGAGCAGGCGATCGGCAAGCTGCAGGCCAAGCGGGCGGCGCTCGACGAAGCGAACCGCCACCATCTTGCTGAACGCGAGCAGATAGAACGAAAACTGGCGGCTTCGCGTGCTGAGCAGTCCCGCCTTGAACAAGCCATCGCTGAGACGAGCGGGAAGCTGGCTCATATGACGGCCGCACTTGCGGCACAAAAGGCGGAGCTCGAACGGAATGAGTCGCTTTTGCAGCAGGCGCGTCAATACCGGCAGCAAACAAAAGCGCGCAAGCAATGGCTGGAAGAGATGCAACACGATTATGCCGGCTTTTTCCAAGGGGTGAAGGAAGTATTAAAAGCGCGCGACCGGCTTCCCGGTATTCATGGTGCAATCGTTGAGCTGATCCGCGTGCCGGACCGCTACGAAACGGCGCTCGAAACGGCGCTCGGCGGCGCGATGCAGCACATCGTCGTCGACAGCGAAGCGGCGGCGCGGCAAGCCATCCACTATTTGAAAACGAACGGCCATGGGCGGGCGACGTTTTTGCCGCTTGATGTCATTCAAGCGCGCGCCCTGTCGGAGCGGGAGCGGGCGATGATCAGCGGCCATCCGGCGTTTGTCGGCATCGCAAGCGAGCTGGTCGAGTACGATCGCGCCCACCAGGCGGCGATCGCCCATTTGCTTGGCCACGTCATCGTCACGGCGGACTTAAAAGGAGCCAATGAACTCGCCAAACTCCTTCAGTACCGCTATCGGCTCGTCACCCTTGACGGCGATGTCGTCAGTCCGGGCGGCGCGATGACCGGCGGCGGGGCGGCGAAAAAGACGGCTTCGCTGTTGGGCCGAGCCCGCGAGCTCGAGGCGATGGCTGCCAAATTGCGTGAAATGGATGAAACGATCGCCCGGCTCGAGCGCGATATCGCAGGGAAAGAGCGAGAGCGGGCGGAGCGGGAACGGGAGGCGGCTGCGCTGCAAGAGAAGATGGCGGCGCTGCAGCAGTCGTTGCAGGCGCAAAAAGACGAACAACGTGAACTCGACTGGCAAAAAAAGCGGATCGACGAGCGGCTCGCGCTGTACGATGAAGAAAAAGCGAACGATGAGCGTGAAGCGGCGGAACTCAACCGCCGTCTCGTCGCCGTTGACAGACAGCTTGAGCAGCTTGCCGGAAAGCTGCAAGCGATTGACGACGACATCAGCCGGCTGCAGGCGCAAAAACAGACGGAGCAAACGACAAAAGAAGCGCTGCAAGCCGCGATCACAGAACAAAAAGTCGCTTTGGCCGAGACGAAAGAACGGGTGAAACACGCGCGGCGGACAGTGGAGGAGCTTGAAACGGAATTGGCTGAAACGGCCCGCGAGCTCGAAGCAGCCGAACGGGAGCGCGCCGCCCTTGCCGCCGAAATGAACGCGCCGTCCTGGAACGAGGACAAACTGGAGCAACAGCGGCAGCAAAAGCTAGAAGACAAGCAAAAAACGATTGAACTCATCGCCAGCCGCCGCGAACAGCGGCTTGACTGCCAAGGGCGGCTTGAGCATTTGGAGCGGGAATGGAAAGAAGCGAAGCGCCAGCATAAACAGCTTGTCGATGTGGTCAAAGACGAAGAAGTGAAGTTGAACCGGCTGGACGTTGAGCTTGATAACTTGCTCACCCGGCTTGGCGAAGAGTATGGAATGTCGTTTGAGGCGGCCCGTTTGGCCTATCCGCTTGAAATCGGGGCCGAAGAGGCGCGCAAGCGAGTGAAGCTGATCAAGCGCGCCATCGATGAGCTCGGCACCGTCAATTTAGGAGCGATCGATGAATATGAGCGCGTTTCCGAACGGCACCGTTTTTTGAGCGAGCAAAAAGCCGATTTGGAAGAGGCGAAAGCGACGCTCCATCAAGTGATCGACGAAATGGACGAGGAAATGAAAAAACGGTTTTTTTCAACGTTCGAACAAATCCGCGCTCATTTCGGCGAGGTGTTCCGCGAGCTGTTCGGCGGCGGGCGCGCCGATTTGCGCCTGACTGACCCGAACGACTTGCTTGAAACCGGGGTGGAGATCGTCGCCCAGCCGCCGGGGAAAAAGCTGCAGCACTTAAGCCTGCTTTCAGGCGGTGAGCGGGCGTTGACGGCGATCGCCCTTTTGTTCTCGATTTTAAAAGTGCGCCCAGTGCCGTTTTGCGTCCTCGATGAAGTCGAGGCGGCGCTTGATGAAGCGAACGTGCAGCGCTACGCCCAATATTTGAAGCGGTTCAGCCGCGATACGCAATTTATCGTCATCACCCACCGGAAAGGGACGATGGAAGAGGCGGACGTGCTGTATGGCGTCACGATGCAAGAATCGGGCGTCTCGAAGCTCGTTTCCGTCCGTTTGGAAGACTCCAAGCAACTCGTGTCGTCATAGAAAGGAGGAGCCTCGATGGGCTTTTTTCAAAAGTTGAAAGAAAAGTGGACAAAACAGGCGGATGCCGTCACGGAAAAGTTTAAGGAAGGGCTGTCGAAAACGCGCGATTCACTCGCCGGGAAAGTGAACGACTTGATCGCCCGCTACCGGAAAGTCGATGAGGAATTTTTCGAAGAGCTGGAGGAAATTTTAATCGCCGCTGACGTCGGCGTGGCGACCGTCATGGAACTGGTCGATGAGCTGAAAATGGAAGTGAAGCGCCGCAACATTCAAGATTCGGCGCAAATGCGCGACGTGATCGCGGAAAAACTGATTGACATTTACCGCGCCGGCGCCGATGACAACGAGCTTTCCGCCTTGAATATGCAAGAAGGAGGGCTGACGGTCATATTGTTCGTCGGCGTCAACGGCGTTGGCAAGACGACGACGATCGGAAAACTGGCGCATAAGCTGAAATCGGAAGGGAAATCGGTGCTCTTGGCCGCAGGCGACACGTTCCGCGCCGGAGCGATTGAGCAGTTGGAAGTATGGGGCGAACGCGTTGGGGTCGATGTCATTAAGCAGGCGGCCGGCTCCGACCCGGCGGCCGTTATGTACGACGCCATTCAGGCGGCAAAAGCACGCAGCGTTGACGTGTTGTTGTGTGACACAGCCGGGCGGCTGCAAAACAAAGTGAACTTAATGAAAGAGCTTGAAAAAGTGAAGCGCGTCATCAGCCGCGAAATCCCGGGCGCTCCGCATGAAGTGCTGCTTGTGCTTGATGCGACGACCGGGCAAAATGCGATGAGTCAGGCGAAGCTGTTTAAAGAAGCGACCGATGTGACCGGCATCGTGTTGACAAAGCTCGACGGAACGGCAAAAGGCGGCATCGTGCTCGCCATTCGCAACGAGCTGGCCATCCCGGTGAAATTCGTCGGCCTCGGCGAAAAGATGGACGATTTGCAGCCGTTTGATGCAGAAAAATATGTATACGGACTGTTTGCCGGTTTGTTCGATGAACAATAACGGCTAGTTGGCCAGTTGCATGCCGTTTAGCGGCTCGTACGGCATCGGCGCGGCCTGCATCCGTGTTTTCCCGCCAGGCTGGCGGCCAACCGCGCCCCAGCCTTGCTTTTATGGGGGGAAAAATCGTCCTCATCTTGACAAGAGCCGGAAAACAAAGTACACTCACTTGTAAAGGGAATTTACTTAACAACGGGGGAGGGAGCGTTCGGTGCTCGAAAAAACGATGCGCATGAACTATTTGTATGATTTTTATCACGCGCTGTTGACGCCGAAACAGCGCAATTACATGGCGCTGTACTACTTGGACGACTACTCCCTCGGGGAAATTGCTGAACAATATGAGGTGAGCCGCCAGGCGGTGTACGATAACATCCGGCGCACAGAAGCGATGCTTGAGCAGTATGAAGAGAAGCTCGGGCTGCTGCAAAAATATGAACAGCGGCGGCAGGCCATCGAGCGGCTGAAAGACTACATCAGCCGGCATTACGGCGCTGACGCCGAATTGGCGGCGCTTGTCCGCGAGCTGGATGAACTTGATTAAAAAAAGGGGGTGGCCGCCATGGCGTTTGAAGGATTGTCCGAACGTTTGCAGCAGGTGATGAACCGCATCCGCGGCAAAGGGAAAGTCACCGAAGCGGATGTCAAAGAGATGATGCGCGAAGTGCGTCTCGCTTTGCTCGAGGCTGACGTCAACTTTAAAGTCGTCAAAGATTTCATCAAACGGGTGAGCGAACGGGCCGTCGGGCAGGAAGTGATGAAAAGCTTGACGCCGGGCCAGCAGGTGATTAAAGTGGTCAAAGAGGAGCTGACGGCGTTAATGGGCGGCGAACAGAGCAAAATCGCGGTCGCCAAAAAGCCGCCGACGGTCGTCATGATGGTTGGCCTGCAAGGGGCTGGGAAGACGACAACGACTGGGAAGCTCGCCAACTTGCTGCGCAAGCGCCATAACCGGAAGCCGCTGCTGGTCGCTGCTGACGTCTACCGCCCGGCGGCGATCAAGCAGCTGGAGACGCTCGGCAAACAGCTGAACGTTCCTGTCTTTTCGCTCGGCGAGGACGCCAATCCAGTCGAGATCGCGAAACAGGCGCTCGAGCGGGCGAAAGAAGAGCATTACGACTATGTGCTGATCGACACGGCCGGCCGCCTTCACATTGATGAGGCGCTCATGGATGAACTGAAGCAAATGAAAGAGGCGGTCAAGCCGGACGAAATTTTCCTCGTTGTCGACGCCATGACCGGTCAAGACGCCGTCAATGTCGCGCAAAGCTTCCATGAACAGCTCGGCATCACCGGCGTTATTTTGACGAAGCTCGATGGCGACA is a window from the Geobacillus stearothermophilus ATCC 12980 genome containing:
- the fabG gene encoding 3-oxoacyl-[acyl-carrier-protein] reductase, producing MLEGKIALVTGASRGIGRAVALELARQGANVVVNYAGSEAKANEVVEMIRSLGREAIAVQADVARAEEVERLVKTALDQFGRLDILVNNAGITRDNLLMRMKEEEWDAVINTNLKGVFLCTKAVTRPMMKQRGGRIINIASVVGVIGNPGQANYVAAKAGVIGLTKTAARELASRNITVNAVAPGFITTDMTEALSEELKGEMLKQIPLARFGEPDDVARVVAFLASDAAGYMTGQTLHVDGGMVMP
- the acpP gene encoding acyl carrier protein — its product is MADVLERVTKIIVDRLGVDESQVTLEAKFKDDLGADSLDIVELVMELEDEFNMEISDEEAEKIVTVGDAVNYIKSHL
- the rnc gene encoding ribonuclease III, which produces MSKQKDKERIHEKRRAKFQELQRKIGITFQNEKLLMQAFTHSSYVNEHRRRLHEDNERLEFLGDAVLELTVSQYLFQKFPHMSEGQLTKLRAAIVCEPSLVKFANSLSFGELVLLGKGEELTGGRTRPALLADVFEAFIGALYLDQGMEAVLHFLGQTIFPKIDEGAFSHVMDFKSQLQELVQRDGSGTLEYTILEEKGPAHNKEFVARVALNGQELGIGVGRSKKEAEQHAAQMALETLRAAERP
- the smc gene encoding chromosome segregation protein SMC, with the protein product MFLKRLDVIGFKSFADRVSIDFVPGVTAVVGPNGSGKSNITDAIRWVLGEQSAKSLRGAKMEDVIFAGSDSRKPLNVAEVTITLDNEDGFLPLEYQEVSITRRVYRSGESEFFINRQPCRLKDIVDLFLDSGLGKEAFSIIGQGRVEEILSSKPEERRTIFEEAAGVLKYKLRKKKAETKLAETQDNLHRVNDILHELEQQLEPLRMQASIAKEYLEKREELERFEVALMVHDIEELHRQWSGLKEALDRHQQEEGALAAALHKMEAHIEQLRDQMAAIDESIDGLQQVLLLASEELEKLEGRKEVLKERKKNAEKRKEQLEETAAALTAKQRRLAERLRAERAELARLEAAAAALEKELKEKQMSLSEYEVDLEEEIERRKGDYIDLVHEQAALKNERTHVEQAIGKLQAKRAALDEANRHHLAEREQIERKLAASRAEQSRLEQAIAETSGKLAHMTAALAAQKAELERNESLLQQARQYRQQTKARKQWLEEMQHDYAGFFQGVKEVLKARDRLPGIHGAIVELIRVPDRYETALETALGGAMQHIVVDSEAAARQAIHYLKTNGHGRATFLPLDVIQARALSERERAMISGHPAFVGIASELVEYDRAHQAAIAHLLGHVIVTADLKGANELAKLLQYRYRLVTLDGDVVSPGGAMTGGGAAKKTASLLGRARELEAMAAKLREMDETIARLERDIAGKERERAEREREAAALQEKMAALQQSLQAQKDEQRELDWQKKRIDERLALYDEEKANDEREAAELNRRLVAVDRQLEQLAGKLQAIDDDISRLQAQKQTEQTTKEALQAAITEQKVALAETKERVKHARRTVEELETELAETARELEAAERERAALAAEMNAPSWNEDKLEQQRQQKLEDKQKTIELIASRREQRLDCQGRLEHLEREWKEAKRQHKQLVDVVKDEEVKLNRLDVELDNLLTRLGEEYGMSFEAARLAYPLEIGAEEARKRVKLIKRAIDELGTVNLGAIDEYERVSERHRFLSEQKADLEEAKATLHQVIDEMDEEMKKRFFSTFEQIRAHFGEVFRELFGGGRADLRLTDPNDLLETGVEIVAQPPGKKLQHLSLLSGGERALTAIALLFSILKVRPVPFCVLDEVEAALDEANVQRYAQYLKRFSRDTQFIVITHRKGTMEEADVLYGVTMQESGVSKLVSVRLEDSKQLVSS
- the ftsY gene encoding signal recognition particle-docking protein FtsY — its product is MGFFQKLKEKWTKQADAVTEKFKEGLSKTRDSLAGKVNDLIARYRKVDEEFFEELEEILIAADVGVATVMELVDELKMEVKRRNIQDSAQMRDVIAEKLIDIYRAGADDNELSALNMQEGGLTVILFVGVNGVGKTTTIGKLAHKLKSEGKSVLLAAGDTFRAGAIEQLEVWGERVGVDVIKQAAGSDPAAVMYDAIQAAKARSVDVLLCDTAGRLQNKVNLMKELEKVKRVISREIPGAPHEVLLVLDATTGQNAMSQAKLFKEATDVTGIVLTKLDGTAKGGIVLAIRNELAIPVKFVGLGEKMDDLQPFDAEKYVYGLFAGLFDEQ
- a CDS encoding putative DNA-binding protein, producing MLEKTMRMNYLYDFYHALLTPKQRNYMALYYLDDYSLGEIAEQYEVSRQAVYDNIRRTEAMLEQYEEKLGLLQKYEQRRQAIERLKDYISRHYGADAELAALVRELDELD
- the ffh gene encoding signal recognition particle protein, which produces MAFEGLSERLQQVMNRIRGKGKVTEADVKEMMREVRLALLEADVNFKVVKDFIKRVSERAVGQEVMKSLTPGQQVIKVVKEELTALMGGEQSKIAVAKKPPTVVMMVGLQGAGKTTTTGKLANLLRKRHNRKPLLVAADVYRPAAIKQLETLGKQLNVPVFSLGEDANPVEIAKQALERAKEEHYDYVLIDTAGRLHIDEALMDELKQMKEAVKPDEIFLVVDAMTGQDAVNVAQSFHEQLGITGVILTKLDGDTRGGAALSIRAVTGAPIKFAGMGEKLDALEPFHPERMASRILGMGDVLTLIEKAQAAVDEEKAKELEQKMRTATFTLDDFLEQLGQVRKLGPLDELIKMLPGANKIKGLSNIQVDEKQIARVEAIIRSMTKEEKMHPEIINASRKRRIAKGSGTTVQDVNRLLKQFDDMKKMMKMMTNMPKGKKKGFRFPFM